One genomic segment of Cohaesibacter gelatinilyticus includes these proteins:
- a CDS encoding aspartate aminotransferase family protein, with the protein MTLSAKSQDLLDRRAKLLGPNVSTFYDEPIHVVKGEGVWLWDADGRKYLDCYNNVPHVGHCNPRVVEAIHRQASTLNVHTRYLHEGILDYVERLTSTFDDSLSTAIMTCTGSEANDIALRMATAVTGKRGVIATDATYHGNTTAVSQLSRSNVPGTGIGDHVRFVPAPDSYRPLGSEGGMAHAELFAEKLREEIEALEKSEYGFSAFILCPFFLNEAFPDLPQGWLKSAFDAARKAGGLIICDEVQPGFGRLGSHFWGHQKQGVMPDIVTMGKPMANGHPVGAVVTQTDIIAAFRKSFRYFNTFGGNPVSCAAAMAVLDELQDRSLMDNAHTVGAYAKQRLLDLQEKHEQIGDVRGSGLVFGAELVLDRGTKEPATSYANKLVNEMRQRGIILSKLGRHYNMLKIRPPMPFSRENADLLFDHLDEVLASLPMDAPS; encoded by the coding sequence ATGACGCTGTCAGCAAAATCTCAAGATCTCTTGGACCGGCGCGCAAAATTGCTCGGCCCCAATGTCTCAACCTTCTATGACGAACCCATTCATGTGGTCAAAGGAGAAGGCGTGTGGCTATGGGATGCCGACGGGCGCAAATATCTCGATTGCTATAACAATGTGCCCCATGTGGGCCATTGCAATCCGCGCGTGGTGGAAGCAATCCATCGTCAGGCCAGCACCCTCAATGTCCATACCCGCTATCTGCATGAAGGCATTCTGGATTATGTCGAGCGGCTCACCTCCACCTTTGATGACAGCTTATCGACCGCCATCATGACCTGCACCGGGTCCGAGGCCAATGACATTGCCCTTCGTATGGCAACGGCTGTGACCGGCAAGCGCGGTGTCATTGCAACGGACGCCACCTATCATGGCAACACCACTGCTGTCTCCCAGCTATCACGCAGCAATGTGCCGGGTACTGGCATCGGCGATCATGTGCGTTTCGTACCAGCGCCCGACAGCTATCGCCCTCTTGGCAGCGAAGGGGGTATGGCGCATGCCGAGCTTTTTGCCGAGAAGCTGCGCGAAGAGATCGAGGCGCTTGAGAAAAGCGAATATGGCTTTTCGGCGTTCATTCTCTGCCCCTTTTTCTTGAATGAAGCCTTTCCGGATCTCCCGCAGGGCTGGCTGAAATCAGCCTTTGACGCCGCACGCAAGGCTGGTGGCCTGATCATTTGCGATGAGGTGCAGCCGGGCTTTGGTCGTCTGGGCAGCCATTTCTGGGGTCATCAAAAACAAGGTGTTATGCCGGATATCGTGACCATGGGCAAACCCATGGCCAATGGCCATCCGGTCGGCGCGGTTGTCACACAAACAGACATCATAGCGGCGTTTCGAAAGTCCTTTCGTTACTTCAACACCTTTGGTGGTAATCCGGTTTCCTGCGCTGCTGCCATGGCCGTTTTGGACGAATTGCAAGACCGATCCCTGATGGACAATGCCCACACTGTCGGAGCCTATGCCAAACAGCGCCTGCTGGACTTGCAGGAAAAGCACGAACAGATCGGTGATGTCAGAGGCAGTGGCTTGGTCTTTGGCGCGGAATTGGTGCTGGATCGTGGGACCAAGGAACCGGCTACAAGCTATGCAAACAAGCTGGTGAACGAGATGCGCCAGCGTGGCATCATCCTGTCCAAGCTTGGACGGCATTACAATATGCTGAAGATCCGCCCACCCATGCCATTCTCTAGGGAAAATGCTGATCTGCTGTTTGATCACCTGGATGAAGTGCTGGCAAGCCTGCCGATGGATGCGCCCTCATGA
- a CDS encoding phosphotransferase enzyme family protein — MNGVVKPAHTAPDLAVIVKAALTEWDLMGADYHLVAERENRVFQVRHKNGTFALRLHRPGYRIDAELRSELSWMRMLSDQGLLVPTPQTTKNCQLLCTIGGFQIDCLNWLNGTPLGKTGHPITIENLSERILSIGRDIALLHHHSDAWAPDADFTRWHWNQNGLIGEQPVWGAFWKNPDLTASQRDLFLEAKAFANQRLSKYHTSLDYGLIHADLVRENILLGEQGTQFIDFDDGGYGYRLFELATLLSKLTDRDDFEQLKAALLNGYRQVRPIDTALLDLFMMIRALTYLGWIIPRLSEPGGTARNARFIATAGHWARKIIE; from the coding sequence ATGAATGGTGTAGTGAAACCGGCCCACACCGCTCCTGATCTGGCTGTGATTGTCAAAGCAGCTCTTACCGAATGGGACTTGATGGGCGCCGATTATCATCTGGTGGCAGAGCGAGAAAACAGAGTGTTTCAGGTGCGGCATAAGAACGGCACTTTTGCGCTTCGTTTGCATCGCCCCGGCTATCGCATTGATGCGGAGTTGCGCTCCGAGCTGAGCTGGATGCGGATGCTGTCTGATCAGGGTCTGTTGGTGCCAACACCGCAGACCACCAAGAATTGTCAACTTCTTTGCACCATCGGTGGATTTCAAATCGATTGTCTGAACTGGTTGAATGGCACGCCTCTGGGTAAGACAGGCCATCCCATAACAATTGAAAATCTGTCTGAACGCATACTCAGCATTGGGCGCGATATTGCTCTCCTTCATCACCATTCCGATGCATGGGCACCGGATGCCGATTTCACACGCTGGCATTGGAACCAGAACGGATTGATCGGCGAGCAGCCGGTCTGGGGGGCATTCTGGAAGAACCCTGACCTAACAGCATCCCAGCGCGATCTGTTTTTGGAAGCAAAAGCCTTCGCCAATCAGCGGCTGAGCAAGTATCACACATCGCTGGATTACGGACTGATCCATGCTGATCTGGTGCGCGAGAACATTCTGCTCGGCGAGCAAGGCACCCAATTCATCGACTTTGACGATGGAGGATATGGCTATCGCCTGTTCGAGCTGGCAACCTTGCTGTCGAAATTGACTGACAGAGATGATTTCGAACAGCTGAAAGCCGCTCTGCTGAATGGTTACAGGCAAGTGAGACCGATCGATACCGCCTTGCTTGATCTCTTCATGATGATCCGTGCGCTGACCTATCTCGGCTGGATCATTCCGCGATTGAGCGAACCGGGAGGGACCGCTCGCAATGCCCGCTTCATCGCAACAGCAGGGCATTGGGCACGAAAGATTATAGAATAA
- a CDS encoding Tm-1-like ATP-binding domain-containing protein yields the protein MNDKVILIIGTYDTKNNELDYIASKIRDQGGKVLTMDVSVLGDPVEPTDISKHDVAKAGGMTIEQVIAQGDENKAFRVMSRGAASVVLEAYMAGRFDAMIALGGTMGTDLALDCAQALPMGVPKYIVSTVSFSPLIPPHRLAADIQMILWAGGLYGMNSICKSSLSQAAGAVLGAARAVEMPARDKPMIGMTSLGSSCLRYMKSLKPALEERGFEVAVFHSTGMGGMAFEKLAREGAFACVMDFSMQEFGNMLAGSLVSSGTDRLTNAGASGTPQLVAAGALDLLDFAGWQEIPEQYQDRPFHEHNRLIKSAVFNAEERRQWVRELANRLKEAKGPTHFFLTAGGVEEWDREGQEAHDPEGLAALIDEARKVIPAASEMSDLECHINDQAFSDAVLAKFDEWLANGTVKSAI from the coding sequence ATGAATGACAAGGTAATTCTCATTATCGGGACATATGACACCAAGAATAATGAGCTCGATTATATCGCATCCAAGATCCGCGATCAGGGCGGCAAGGTTCTGACCATGGATGTCAGTGTGTTGGGTGACCCGGTCGAGCCAACGGACATCTCCAAGCATGATGTGGCAAAGGCCGGTGGCATGACCATCGAACAAGTTATTGCCCAGGGCGATGAGAATAAGGCCTTCCGCGTCATGTCCCGTGGTGCAGCCTCCGTTGTGCTGGAAGCCTATATGGCCGGGCGCTTTGATGCGATGATTGCCCTTGGTGGCACCATGGGAACCGATCTGGCGCTGGATTGCGCGCAAGCCCTGCCCATGGGTGTGCCGAAATATATTGTCTCCACCGTCAGCTTCTCCCCGCTCATCCCGCCCCATCGTCTTGCCGCTGACATTCAGATGATCCTTTGGGCCGGTGGCCTCTATGGCATGAATTCCATCTGCAAATCCTCCCTCTCCCAGGCAGCCGGGGCCGTGCTTGGTGCAGCCCGTGCGGTGGAAATGCCAGCCCGTGACAAGCCGATGATCGGCATGACCAGCCTTGGTTCTTCTTGCCTTCGATATATGAAAAGCCTGAAACCCGCTTTGGAAGAACGTGGCTTTGAAGTGGCTGTCTTCCATTCCACCGGCATGGGGGGCATGGCCTTTGAAAAGCTGGCACGAGAAGGCGCCTTTGCCTGCGTGATGGATTTCTCCATGCAAGAATTTGGCAATATGCTGGCGGGATCCTTGGTCTCCAGCGGCACTGATCGACTGACCAATGCCGGAGCCTCTGGAACCCCGCAGCTTGTTGCAGCTGGCGCGCTGGATTTACTCGATTTTGCAGGCTGGCAGGAAATCCCCGAACAATATCAGGATCGCCCCTTCCATGAGCATAACCGACTGATCAAGAGCGCCGTCTTCAATGCAGAGGAACGCCGTCAATGGGTGCGTGAACTGGCCAACCGCTTGAAAGAGGCCAAGGGCCCGACCCACTTCTTCCTCACTGCTGGTGGCGTGGAAGAATGGGACCGCGAAGGTCAGGAAGCCCATGATCCGGAGGGTCTGGCGGCTCTGATTGATGAGGCCCGCAAGGTCATACCAGCCGCCTCTGAGATGAGTGATCTCGAGTGCCACATCAATGATCAGGCCTTCAGCGATGCAGTGCTAGCCAAATTCGATGAATGGCTAGCAAACGGAACCGTCAAATCCGCCATTTAA
- a CDS encoding thermonuclease family protein, whose protein sequence is MIRLISFFCISLSLAIVAKAERAFVIDGDTIIIGDITHRLHGIDAPEEGQLCKAGKDGNWPCGKAATDEMVRLLAGGTVRCQSQGNDGYGREISICSLNGKELNHHLVRQGLAWAFRKYSNDYIEEEEQAKSEGVGIWRTQSDPAWAYREEKWQHAIQARPDGCPIKGDISEQGHIYHVPWSPWYSEIEISEAKNELWFCTEAEAIQAGFRAPIWRYQPTH, encoded by the coding sequence ATGATCAGACTCATCTCTTTCTTCTGCATCAGCTTGTCTCTGGCGATTGTTGCCAAAGCCGAACGCGCCTTTGTCATTGATGGAGACACCATCATCATTGGCGACATAACCCACCGCCTGCATGGCATTGATGCTCCGGAAGAAGGGCAATTATGCAAGGCGGGCAAAGACGGTAATTGGCCATGCGGAAAAGCAGCCACGGATGAGATGGTTCGATTGTTGGCAGGTGGAACAGTTCGCTGCCAATCTCAAGGCAATGACGGCTATGGACGCGAAATATCCATCTGTTCGCTGAATGGAAAAGAGCTCAATCACCATCTGGTCCGCCAAGGTCTGGCCTGGGCATTCAGGAAATATTCCAACGACTATATCGAAGAAGAAGAGCAGGCCAAATCCGAGGGCGTCGGCATTTGGCGCACCCAAAGCGACCCTGCATGGGCCTATCGGGAAGAGAAATGGCAGCACGCCATTCAGGCCAGACCGGATGGCTGCCCGATCAAGGGCGACATTTCCGAGCAAGGCCACATCTATCACGTGCCATGGTCACCCTGGTATTCCGAGATCGAGATCAGCGAAGCCAAGAACGAGCTTTGGTTCTGCACCGAAGCGGAAGCCATTCAGGCCGGTTTCCGCGCGCCCATCTGGCGCTATCAACCCACCCATTAG
- a CDS encoding ABC transporter ATP-binding protein yields MTLLDIKNMRVEFPGRHGVFTSVDDVSLSVAEGEILGLVGESGAGKSTVGNAVMGLLQSPGKMVQGEVLLHGERIDQLSKADYRCIRGKRVAMIFQDPMTSLNPIETIEHQLMETILTHLDISREDARKRAVDLLDQVGIPDPAVRIKQYPHQFSGGMRQRVVIALALCVEPELIIADEPTTALDVTIQAQILQLIKDLCRDRNLGVILVTHDMGVIAETADRVAVMYRGRLIEVGDTEQIMSDPKEPYTRSLIAAVPPSNRKIDRFPKVAIEESDGNALQNFDLQSHWLGQGDAFDTSQVNLLEVSDLHKRFVVQKAFFKRNRKYLDAINGISFNVKAGETFGLVGESGSGKSTVARVITGIHSASGGAMRFAGQDLIGKEGARRQDDLRRDIQMVFQDPYSSLNGRMKVSSIVAEPIIVNKLASSKEERNEVVMDLLELVGLGKDAARKYPHEFSGGQRQRISIARALATRPRFLICDEPTSALDVSIQAQILNLLKDLQDELKLTLLFISHDLPVIRQMCDRIGVMRHGDLVEVAETEALFEQPQHSYSQTLINQMPKFAK; encoded by the coding sequence ATGACACTCTTGGATATCAAAAACATGCGGGTGGAATTTCCGGGTCGTCACGGCGTCTTCACATCGGTCGATGATGTCAGCCTGTCTGTCGCGGAAGGGGAAATCCTTGGCCTGGTCGGGGAATCCGGCGCAGGCAAATCGACCGTCGGCAATGCCGTGATGGGTCTGTTGCAATCGCCCGGCAAGATGGTGCAAGGCGAAGTCCTGTTGCATGGAGAGCGGATTGATCAGCTCTCAAAGGCCGATTATCGCTGTATTCGTGGCAAGCGCGTGGCGATGATCTTTCAAGATCCGATGACCTCGCTCAATCCGATCGAGACCATCGAGCATCAATTGATGGAGACCATTCTCACCCATCTCGATATTTCGCGCGAGGACGCACGAAAGCGGGCGGTGGATCTGCTTGATCAGGTCGGCATTCCCGACCCGGCCGTGCGCATCAAGCAATATCCGCATCAATTTTCCGGCGGTATGCGTCAGCGCGTGGTGATTGCACTGGCACTGTGCGTGGAACCGGAACTGATCATCGCGGATGAACCGACCACGGCGCTGGACGTGACCATTCAGGCGCAGATCCTGCAACTGATCAAGGATCTGTGCCGGGATCGCAATCTCGGGGTCATTCTGGTCACCCATGATATGGGTGTGATTGCCGAAACGGCTGATCGTGTCGCCGTGATGTATCGCGGCCGTCTGATTGAGGTGGGTGATACCGAGCAGATCATGAGCGATCCGAAGGAGCCCTATACCCGTTCCCTGATTGCAGCTGTCCCGCCATCCAACAGGAAGATTGACCGCTTTCCAAAGGTTGCCATTGAAGAGAGCGATGGCAATGCCTTGCAGAATTTTGACCTTCAGAGCCATTGGTTGGGGCAGGGGGATGCGTTCGATACCAGTCAGGTCAATTTGCTGGAAGTGAGCGATCTGCATAAGCGTTTTGTGGTGCAGAAAGCCTTCTTCAAGCGCAACAGAAAATATCTTGATGCGATCAATGGCATCAGCTTCAACGTCAAGGCAGGGGAAACCTTTGGTCTTGTCGGCGAAAGTGGATCGGGCAAATCGACCGTTGCCCGTGTCATCACCGGCATTCACTCAGCCAGCGGTGGGGCCATGCGATTTGCGGGTCAGGACCTGATCGGCAAGGAAGGGGCCAGACGACAGGATGATCTGAGGCGTGACATTCAGATGGTGTTTCAGGATCCCTATTCTTCCCTCAATGGCCGCATGAAAGTCAGCTCAATCGTTGCAGAACCGATCATTGTCAACAAGCTGGCCTCCAGCAAGGAAGAGCGCAATGAGGTTGTCATGGATCTTCTGGAGCTGGTGGGTTTGGGCAAGGATGCTGCACGCAAATATCCGCATGAGTTTTCAGGGGGTCAGCGGCAGCGCATTTCCATTGCAAGAGCCTTGGCAACGCGCCCGCGCTTCCTGATTTGTGATGAGCCAACCAGCGCATTGGATGTCTCCATCCAGGCCCAGATTCTCAATTTGCTGAAAGATTTGCAGGATGAGCTGAAATTGACGCTGCTCTTCATCAGCCATGATCTGCCGGTCATTCGTCAGATGTGCGACCGCATCGGCGTCATGCGCCATGGGGATCTTGTGGAGGTAGCGGAGACGGAAGCTCTGTTCGAACAACCACAACATAGCTATTCGCAAACCCTCATCAATCAGATGCCAAAGTTCGCCAAATAG
- a CDS encoding ABC transporter permease, which produces MAMLKRVIDSDLFWSFRQSPVAMISAFVALLLMLSAVFAPLIAPHNPFDPASLNLMNGFSKPMEPNQFTQDVFLFGTDDQGRDVFSTILHGMRISLFVGFAAVLFAMVIGVVAGLVAGYVGGRTDAFIMRIADIQLTFPSILVAMLIFGIAKGFTPVDMRDQVAIWVLIISIGLSDWVQFARVVRGAALVEKKKEYVEAAALVGRKPTAIIFLHILPNVLSPVLVIATISLALAIIAEATLSFLGIGAPPTEPSLGTLIRIGQGYLFSGEWWILFFPAVTLLLLALSVNLLGDWLRDALNPKLDD; this is translated from the coding sequence ATGGCTATGTTGAAACGTGTCATTGATAGCGATCTGTTCTGGTCTTTCCGCCAAAGCCCGGTCGCGATGATTTCCGCTTTTGTTGCGCTGTTGCTGATGTTGTCAGCAGTCTTTGCGCCGTTGATTGCGCCTCACAATCCGTTTGATCCGGCCTCGCTGAATCTGATGAATGGCTTCTCCAAACCGATGGAGCCAAACCAGTTCACGCAGGATGTCTTCCTGTTCGGAACGGACGATCAGGGAAGGGATGTCTTCTCGACCATTCTCCATGGCATGCGGATTTCGCTCTTTGTCGGTTTTGCTGCCGTTCTGTTCGCCATGGTCATTGGCGTGGTAGCAGGTCTGGTGGCCGGCTATGTAGGCGGTCGCACGGATGCCTTCATCATGCGCATTGCTGATATCCAATTGACCTTTCCATCCATTCTGGTGGCGATGCTGATCTTCGGCATTGCCAAGGGTTTCACACCTGTTGACATGCGCGATCAGGTGGCCATCTGGGTTCTGATTATCTCCATCGGTCTGTCTGACTGGGTGCAGTTTGCCCGCGTTGTGCGCGGTGCTGCATTGGTTGAGAAGAAAAAGGAATATGTCGAAGCGGCGGCTCTTGTCGGACGCAAGCCAACGGCGATCATCTTTCTTCACATTCTGCCCAATGTGTTGTCGCCTGTGCTGGTAATTGCCACCATCTCACTGGCACTGGCCATCATTGCCGAGGCGACTTTGAGTTTCCTTGGAATTGGCGCGCCGCCAACCGAGCCTTCCTTGGGGACGTTGATCCGCATCGGGCAAGGATATCTCTTCTCCGGCGAATGGTGGATCCTCTTCTTCCCGGCTGTCACCTTGTTGCTGCTTGCCTTGTCGGTAAACCTGCTGGGTGACTGGCTGCGCGACGCCCTAAACCCGAAATTGGATGATTGA
- a CDS encoding ABC transporter permease, producing the protein MISYILKRAMQSVVVLFAVGLVAFGMFRFVGDPIDNLLGQERTEADVERLRELLGLNDPFVVQYWNFLSGAFQGDMGVSYRQGRPALEIILERLPATLELAMVSAALAMVMGILLGIYTAINRKGFITTTILTTSLIGVSLPTFLIGILLIYVFAVEFGILPSFGRGEVVDLGWWKTGLLTWSGIKALILPAITLGLYQMTLIMRLVRSEMSEILKQDYIRFARARGLTEKTINFRHAVKNTLIPVITVAGLQIGSIIAFSIITETVFQWPGVGLLFIDSVQFVDIPVMASYLMMISVMFVGINFIVDMLYLAIDPRLRDGKED; encoded by the coding sequence ATGATTTCATATATCCTAAAACGTGCGATGCAATCCGTGGTGGTTCTGTTCGCCGTGGGGCTGGTTGCATTTGGCATGTTCCGCTTTGTTGGTGATCCCATCGACAATTTGCTGGGACAGGAACGTACGGAAGCGGACGTCGAGCGTTTGCGAGAGCTGCTCGGTCTGAACGATCCTTTTGTTGTTCAATATTGGAACTTTCTCTCCGGAGCCTTTCAGGGAGATATGGGGGTCAGCTATCGTCAGGGACGGCCCGCTCTTGAAATCATTCTGGAACGCTTGCCCGCGACATTGGAACTGGCCATGGTGTCAGCTGCGCTGGCAATGGTGATGGGGATCCTGCTGGGTATCTATACCGCCATCAATCGCAAGGGTTTCATCACGACAACCATCCTGACAACATCCCTGATCGGGGTTTCCCTGCCGACCTTCCTGATTGGCATTTTGCTGATTTATGTGTTTGCCGTCGAGTTTGGCATCTTGCCCAGCTTTGGACGCGGCGAGGTCGTGGATCTTGGCTGGTGGAAGACGGGGCTTTTGACATGGTCGGGGATCAAGGCGCTGATATTGCCTGCCATCACCCTTGGCCTCTATCAGATGACGCTGATCATGCGCCTGGTCCGATCCGAGATGTCCGAGATTTTGAAGCAGGATTATATCCGCTTTGCACGGGCTCGTGGGCTGACCGAAAAAACCATCAATTTCCGCCATGCCGTGAAGAATACGCTGATACCGGTAATCACGGTGGCAGGTCTTCAAATCGGCTCCATCATCGCTTTCTCCATCATCACCGAGACGGTCTTCCAATGGCCCGGCGTGGGGCTGCTCTTCATTGATTCCGTGCAGTTTGTCGATATCCCGGTCATGGCCAGCTATCTGATGATGATCTCGGTGATGTTTGTGGGCATCAATTTCATTGTCGACATGCTCTATCTGGCAATTGATCCGCGCCTGCGCGATGGAAAGGAGGACTGA
- a CDS encoding ABC transporter substrate-binding protein — MKRSILIAMASLLISGTANAETFRWAGKTDPQTMDPHAVNSAPVLGFLNNVYEGLVRRNKNMAIEPALATSWEPIGEGKGWRFNLRKGVKFHDGSDFDAQDVLFSYQRASAEESDTRSWFAPVSDVKVVDDYTIDIMTKAPNPIFPDSIANWMIMDSGWAETNNAARPDKEKGNFATLNANGTGAFKLTDRQAGLSTTLKPFEKWWDKAEHNITEATFTPISNPATAVAALLSGEVDMINPVPIQDAARIDGKGGTKVIRGIEARVIMLGFGHDHAELKYTSDAGKKNPFQDASVREAVAKAINVDAIRVTIMRGSAEAASQLVSPAMRGYSEANAARTAYDPEGAKKLLADAGYADGFSFGLKCPNNRYLNDEAVCQAVTGMLAQIGIKAELDAMPVQNYWPELRGDNYDMYLLGWSPGTLDHEHPVRFLVTTPNKEKKLGSWNFGGFSNARVDELLPMIQSEIDDKKRQAMIDEVVSIYQSEHAYVPLYVQPLVWGIRDNVTLTQRPDNFFILRWARVN, encoded by the coding sequence ATGAAACGATCGATATTAATCGCAATGGCGTCTCTTTTGATTTCAGGGACTGCAAATGCCGAGACTTTCCGCTGGGCGGGTAAAACGGATCCACAAACGATGGACCCTCATGCCGTCAATTCAGCGCCCGTACTGGGCTTTCTGAACAATGTGTATGAAGGCCTTGTTCGCCGCAATAAGAATATGGCGATTGAACCTGCTCTGGCCACATCCTGGGAACCTATTGGTGAGGGTAAAGGCTGGCGCTTTAATCTTCGCAAGGGCGTGAAATTTCACGATGGCAGTGATTTCGACGCTCAAGATGTTCTTTTCAGCTATCAGCGTGCATCTGCTGAAGAGTCAGATACCCGCAGCTGGTTCGCTCCTGTGTCTGACGTCAAGGTGGTTGATGATTACACCATCGATATCATGACCAAGGCTCCGAACCCGATCTTCCCGGATTCAATTGCAAACTGGATGATCATGGATTCCGGGTGGGCCGAAACCAATAATGCAGCCCGTCCGGACAAGGAAAAAGGCAACTTTGCCACCTTGAATGCCAATGGCACCGGTGCCTTCAAACTGACCGATCGTCAGGCTGGTCTGTCCACGACCTTGAAGCCGTTCGAGAAGTGGTGGGACAAGGCAGAGCATAACATCACCGAGGCCACCTTTACCCCGATCAGCAATCCGGCAACTGCTGTTGCTGCCTTGCTGTCCGGCGAAGTCGACATGATCAATCCGGTTCCAATTCAGGATGCCGCTCGTATTGATGGCAAAGGTGGAACCAAGGTCATCCGCGGGATTGAAGCCCGTGTGATCATGCTTGGTTTTGGCCATGACCATGCTGAGCTGAAATATACGTCTGATGCTGGCAAGAAAAACCCGTTTCAGGATGCGAGCGTTCGTGAGGCAGTTGCAAAGGCGATCAATGTTGATGCCATCCGTGTAACCATCATGCGTGGGTCTGCTGAAGCTGCCAGCCAGCTGGTCAGTCCTGCCATGCGTGGATATTCAGAAGCAAATGCAGCCCGCACAGCTTATGATCCTGAAGGGGCCAAGAAGCTTTTGGCTGATGCCGGATATGCGGATGGCTTTTCTTTTGGTCTGAAATGCCCGAACAATCGCTATCTCAATGATGAGGCTGTCTGTCAGGCAGTGACCGGCATGCTGGCGCAAATCGGCATCAAGGCTGAGCTGGATGCAATGCCAGTGCAAAATTACTGGCCTGAGCTGCGTGGCGACAATTACGACATGTATCTGTTGGGTTGGTCTCCGGGAACGCTCGACCATGAGCATCCTGTCCGCTTCCTGGTCACCACACCAAACAAGGAAAAGAAGCTGGGTTCCTGGAATTTTGGCGGCTTCTCCAATGCCAGGGTTGATGAATTGCTGCCAATGATTCAGTCCGAGATTGATGACAAAAAGCGTCAGGCCATGATTGATGAAGTGGTTTCCATCTATCAGTCAGAGCATGCTTATGTGCCGCTTTATGTTCAGCCGCTGGTATGGGGAATTCGGGACAATGTGACACTGACACAGCGTCCGGATAACTTCTTCATCCTGCGTTGGGCTCGCGTGAACTAA